A region from the Lolium perenne isolate Kyuss_39 chromosome 4, Kyuss_2.0, whole genome shotgun sequence genome encodes:
- the LOC127328449 gene encoding protein DGS1, mitochondrial translates to MATSPGDTLIDGGHLVAKLAAAALIAPALIWSSGLYRRLFRGRRRLALPLPISHDAVDSLRIAGEMPKSLAILEDVVQHTLSNLHAIHKSLQYWQSRALGTDSQLVYFMMFQRGPEAFVQATCQALTSLRSNGSPSEYLLHSASDMFATKVTALERMQRCLAVFLSKVYSEVDTCRDKLTESSDQSLCTLIAALDIVFRELEDSFGNAGDGQIVATHDGNVPMRLFKSLPQVHVGSSDAVTESAISLIYENLQGLDSFVSSEISSHRKPRNITIYWLPYTFGAIGLSACSLWLLRHSSLMGSSDMDNWIHDAKESAARFWDVNVAKPTISIRDLLLGVFKCTDKCGVRKLEAQSTAESLRRMLLAFSEQTLNEEQPQDASEQALMDTVMKRYEEELKHPVRNMFSGELARTMLIEIQKHRLDLEQSLVELDRIVKANRINLAMLAALPTFGLSLLLLSPVRALAVHVQGAERKGRIARRQGRLLLIQAEQKLMEFMRCKDNEMDEEACFNFGLAVYALDRLYNAVEFHARGTDEWFRVREDIFQLAMPSTGMQRKKNILSRLDSMYECLFPLQHL, encoded by the exons ATGGCGACCTCGCCGGGCGATACTCTGATCGATGGAGGCCATCTAGTCGCTAAGCTGGCTGCGGCCGCTCTGATAGCGCCCGCTCTCATATGGAGTTCGGGTCTCTACCGCCGACTCTTTCGTGGCCGCCGCCGGCTTGCTCTCCCGCTCCCCATTAGCCATGATGCCGTCGACTCCTTACG GATTGCTGGTGAGATGCCCAAATCCTTGGCCATCTTAGAAGATGTCGTGCAGCACACTCTGTCTAATCTGCATGCTATTCACAAAAGCCTACAGTATTGGCAGTCAAGAGCCTTG GGAACAGATTCACAGCTAGTGTATTTTATGATGTTTCAAAGAGGTCCAGAGGCCTTTGTTCAAGCGACATGCCAAGCTCTCACTAGCCTCAGGAGCAACGGAAGCCCATCTGAGTACCTTTTACACTCTGCATCTGATATGTTCGCCACAAAAGTTACTGCCCTCGAGAGAATGCAACGCTGTCTGGCTGTTTTTCTTTCTAAG GTATATTCTGAAGTTGATACATGCAGAGATAAATTAACGGAAAGTTCAGATCAATCACTGTGTACACTGATCGCGGCTTTGGACATTGTCTTCCGCGAATTGGAGGACTCTTTTGGAAACGCTGGCGAT GGTCAAATTGTAGCAACACATGACGGAAACGTACCTATGCGTCTCTTCAAAAGTTTGCCACAAGTTCATGTTGGGAGTTCAGACGCTGTAACAGAAAGCGCTATAAGTTTAATCTATGAAAACTTGCAGGGGCTGGATAGTTTTGTTTCTTCTGAG ATTTCAAGCCATAGAAAGCCACGAAATATTACCATATACTGGTTACCCTACACATTTGGAGCAATCGGCCTTTCTGCATGTTCTCTGTGGCTTTTACGCCATAGTAGCTTGATGGGAAGTTCTGACATGGACAACTGGATTCATGATGCTAAGGAGTCGGCTGCTAGATTTTGGGATGTGAATGTTGCAAAACCG acCATTTCCATTAGAGATTTGCTTCTCGGGGTATTCAAGTGCACAGATAAATGTGGAGTGAGAAAACTTGAGGCCCAATCGACTGCAGAATCATTGCGAAG GATGTTACTTGCCTTCTCTGAGCAAACTTTGAATGAAGAACAGCCACAAGATGCATCAGAGCAAGCTTTGATGGACACTGTCATGAAGAG ATATGAGGAGGAGCTGAAGCATCCAGTTCGAAACATGTTCAGTGGAGAATTAGCCCGTACCATGCTTATTGAG ATCCAGAAGCATAGACTAGATCTTGAGCA GTCATTGGTGGAATTGGATCGTATTGTGAAGGCAAATCGGATAAATCTTGCTATGCTTGCAGCTCTGCCTACATTTGGTCTTTCTCTTCTGCTGCTCAGTCCAGTACGAGCATTGGCTGTGCAT GTCCAAGGTGCAGAAAGGAAAGGCAGGATTGCAAGGCGTCAGGGAAGGCTGCTTCTCATTCAGGCTGAGCAAAAACTTATGGAGTTCATGAGATGCAAAGATAATGAAATG GATGAAGAGGCGTGCTTTAATTTTGGATTGGCAGTGTACGCGCTTGACAGACTATACAATGCTGTTGAGTTTCATGCTCGGGGAACAGACGAGTGGTTTAG AGTTAGAGAAGACATTTTTCAGCTGGCAATGCCTAGCACGGGAATGCAGCGTAAGAAGAATATTTTATCGCGACTGGATTCGATGTACGAATGCCTATTTCCACTGCAACATCTGTAA